A stretch of the Nicotiana tabacum cultivar K326 chromosome 6, ASM71507v2, whole genome shotgun sequence genome encodes the following:
- the LOC107786795 gene encoding uncharacterized protein LOC107786795, with translation MSTLDKSHVDLEAGTAEIVEKKRTSSVSECSVEVDLEAEGQDTTKPHLPKVIKRDCRICQLSFDASNPESEVPIELGCSCKDDLAAAHKQCAEAWFKIKGNKTCEICGSIARNVAGANEAELVEQWNEANDAASVAATAPATVETRNFWQGHRFLNFLLACMVFAFVISWLFHFNVPS, from the exons ATGTCAACTTTAGACAAGTCCCATGTTGATTTGGAAGCTGGTACTGCTGAAATTGTGGAAAAGAAGAGGACTTCTTCTGTATCAGAATGTTCAGTGGAAGTGGATCTGGAAGCTGAGGGACAGGATACTACTAAGCCACATTTGCCTAAAGTTATAAAGAGGGATTGTAGGATTTGCCAACTGAGTTTTGATGCTTCGAATCCGGAATCTGAGGTCCCCATTGAATTGGGTTGTTCTTGTAAAGATGATTTGGCTGCTGCTCACAAGCAGTGTGCTGAGGCTTGGTTCAAAATTAAAGGAAACAA AACTTGTGAGATCTGTGGGTCAATTGCACGGAATGTTGCTGGTGCAAATGAAGCAGAGCTTGTGGAGCAGTGGAATGAAGCAAATGACGCAGCATCTGTAGCAGCCACCGCACCAGCGACAGTAGAGACCAGAAACTTCTGGCAGGGTCATCGATTCCTAAACTTCTTGCTTGCTTGCATGGTTTTTGCATTTGTGATTTCCTGGCTCTTTCACTTCAATGTACCATCATAA